CATGCAAACAAAAGTATTTTTTTTCCTGATTATTCTGACAATCGTTTTTTCCTGTGGGAAAGATCCTGTTGGTGATTTGACGGATATTGAATATAACCCTGACAATTATGTGGTTGAACTTCCACCACATTTTCCGGCATTGGTAAGTCCTGCGGATAATCCACTTACCCATCAGGGCATTTTATTGGGTCGTCATTTATTTTTTGATCCCATATTATCTGCAGACAGTACGATGTCCTGTGCTACCTGTCATTTACCTTCCATGGCATTTGCAGACGGAAAGGCCGTCAGCACTGGGATTGATGGAATAGCCGGAAAAAGAAGCTCCATGAGTCTTATCAATATTGGATTTGTCAAAAGTGGCTTGTTTTGGGACGGGAGAGTAAAAACACTGGAAGAGCAGGCTTTACTTCCTGTTGAAGATCCGATAGAAATGCACAATACATGGCCCAAAGTGATAGACAAACTGGTAGCTCACCCAAAATATCCACGTATGTTCAGAGAAGCTTTTGGTATCTCTGATAAAAAAGGAATCACAAAAGAATTGGCTGCAAAAGCTATTGCACAATTTGAACGGATTATTATTTCTAAAGATGCCAAATATGATCGCGTTATTCAGGGAAAAGAAAAATTCACAGACAGAGAATTGATTGGATTCGGAATTTATTTTGACGAAGATCCTGATTTACCGGATGCAGAGTGTGGGCATTGCCACAACACACCTTTGGCTACATCTGATGATTTTTTCAACAATGGTCTGCAGGAATCCCCTACCCTTTTAGACTTTAAGGATAAAGGCAGAGGATTGGTTACCAAATCTATTGGAGATAATGGAAAGTTCAGAGCACCATCGTTAAGAAATATCAGGTACACTGCTCCTTATATGCATGATGGTCGTCTCGCCACATTGGATGATGTCCTCAATCATTATATCTCCGGAGGTAAAGAATCACCCAATGCAGATCCATTGTTACATGTGCTGCAGCTGGATCAATTTTATAAAGAATGTCTGATAGCTTTTATTGACACCTTTGAAGACACGCTTTTTTTTAATAAACCGGAACTCCAAAGTCCTTTTAAGTAAATTGAATTAAAAATTTATTTTCATCTGATTACTCCTTTTTGGAAGAAATTCTAAAGTAATTCCTGCCTTTTTTCAAAAAAATCATTTTTTTTTAATGATTTTTTAGTCCTTTTCAGATTAAATTTACCATATTAATAGCAGTAATTACGATAAATAAAAATCATATATAACTGATTATAAGTACTTTAATTTTAATATTATATATTTTTATATGTTATTACATTTTATTTTTGTGTTTGCACAGGGATTGAATAACCCCGATCATTGTATTGTGAATTTGATTAAACGTGCAAACGCATCCTGATTAAAGAATCAGAGAGTACAAATTCGGATATGTTCATGGGATTAAAAACATACAGGTAGTGGGTTGTTCTGCGACAACCAAGCAGAATAACTCACTAACTGACTATCATCCCAAAGAAATTGAATAATTGAGTTTTGGTAAAATAAATGTGTTTTGCGGCGTGAGATACCGCATAACGATGAGTTTTTGGATATGTTCATGGGTATTAATTAGTAAAATGGTCACTGGGGGGTGACCATTTTTTTTTGCCCCTATCTCAAAAATTTTTATTTTCAAAAATTTGAGTATGCTCATAAAAGCCCATAATTTTAAAGCTATAAAAATTATTGATTTCTAATAAATTATCAACTACAACGGGTTTGTTTGGCATAAAGTCTTCCCAGTTCGGCGAAGGCTTTGAAATTTTTCATTTTCAGTCTGACAAGAAAATTTTAATATTTTCTGCAATTGTTAATGTTCGCCTCATGCCCTGCGATGCATTCCAATAGGAATAAATATAGCCAAAAGGCAGATACTTTTTTGCATATCCAAGCATATTCCTTTGGAATGCAGCCCAGAAAAAAAGTATCCAAAAAACGCTAGGCAAAATAAACTCCTCCGTCAAACAGTATTTTGCCAGGCATCCCCGCAAGAGGTTTTGCTTGCTTTTGCTACCCAATTAAAATGTAGTTATACTTTTATTATCTTTTGAAATGGTCTAAAGAGCAGCCTATGTCAGGCAGGGTGTCTTTTCGGCTCTATTTTTGGGAGTTCATTGGCAGTTGATGTTGAGTGTGTTGTGTGTAAACGGTTTCCCTTTTGGGTGAAGGTAAAAAACGGTTGATTATCAAATTTCTTATATTTTCTGAGTAAACTCAAGACTATAATTCATAACATCCCGGATCCGGATTAGGTGATTTTCTGAACTTTCCCGTAATATCCAGATTTATACCTGAAATATCGATTCCTTGAGTTAATGCCACAGACATTGTATCCAGACTGAAATCCAATTTGGTTCGGTCATTAAATAATCGTTCAGTACCCTTCAGATTTATACAGGAATTACATTTTACCAGAAAATCAGGAAAGTCAGAAGGCAAAAGGATGTCCGCCACTTTTACAATACAATTTTCAAACTTATAATTTAACCCTACCCTTCCCTCAGTACGACTCGCCAGCGTAATTTCATCCTTATCATTACCCGTAAATATGCAATTTGTAAAACTGGCATTCAATTGATTTACTTTTGGCCCTCCTGAACAAAATATATCCCTGCAAAAAAAATCTGTTAATACCACGGCTTCCATTCGACCAGAAAAAGAAGCAACGGTGCAATAGTTAAATGTATAATTTCCGCCATAGACGAGCTGCAATCCATTTCCGCCATTATTATAAAAAAGACAATTTTCTCCATAAATTTCGGCATGTCTTGCAATAACAGCTGACGCCGAAGTATTAAATATACGGCATCCGTCCAATCTAACAGAAGAAAGTGAATCAGCCCTCAAACCGATGATCGAATTTTTTATGGTCGTTTGGGTTAAAGAATGATTTTTACTTTCGTCCGTAAACAAAAGTCCCACCCACTGACCACTCGCTTCACTGAAAGCTGGTTCCAGTCTGTCTGCCTGAAAAATAACCGGAGCTTCCGGTGTACCCAACGTGGTCAGCCTGCCATCTTTTTGAAAGACAATCAGTCCATCATTGTATACAAGACTATCTCTCCGTATCACACCACCATGCACATAGATTTTTGTATTGGCCGGAATGACCAGGTGGCAGCTATCAATATAAAGCACTCCATAAATTACATAAGGCTTTGGATCATTCCAAGTCACGGTTCCAAGATTACAGGTCAGTCTGGCCAGACTTCCTTTGCGGATAGTGCCCGGAATATAATTTGCATTCTGACCGAAAGCTTCCAGATATATGATTTGATTTCTACCATTAACGGACACTGAAATCTGATCTTCTACAATAAATGGGCTGATGCTGAGTGGTTGGTCCGGATTAATTGTTACTTCTACAAAAACATAAACGCTATCACGGGCACCGATTTCTATTCCTTTTGCGGTAGGTCCCTGTACTCCATCAACATTTATTCTGAAGTAGGAATTGCTCTTATTTTTCAATTCAAAATCCACCAAAACCGGACTGGATTCAGGATTAAAAACCTTTACCCATCTGGTTGCTGATCCGACGGATGTAAACACTGTATCAAATCTTAGTGTATCAGTGGATAATTGAAGTACAATGTCATCTCCTTCATAAAAGTCATCCCGACGACATGATAAAAAAACAGTAAAAAAAATAAACACTAAAAACAAAAAACCTTTGTAACCATTGAGAGTTTTATGTTTTTGCTTTGCAAAACCAAATATTTCTTCTATCATTATTTTCACTTTCATAAATCCTTAATACATCCAATAAACGTACTTAACACTAAAAAATTCTGTTTAGAGTATGTTTAAAATTCCATTATTTGCCTTCAAGTGGAAAATTTTATTTTATCCAGCGTTATATTTTTCGCCGTAGCTACCGGCTATATTCAGTATTCGCTGCGAGCCGTTGTTCGCAGTTCCTTCATTATCGAGTAAAGCATTTTACTCGATTCCCGCCTATGGCGGGACCATTCAGTCATCTTGTCTAAAATTAAATTTTATCACTTTCGCCTAAACATGAAAATTTAAACATACTCTTAAAAAACGCACAAAGGTAAAGTAATAGAAATATAATTTAAACATCGTACCATTATTACTACTTTTGTCCGTCCAAAAAAAAATATTAAAACATTGGAAAAAAATCAAGTGCCGGTTATCGACGTTATTATTCCGGCCTGGAATGAAGAACTCTCTATAGGATTAGTCATTAATGAAATTCCTGAAAATCTGGTGCGTCATATCATCGTTTGCGATAACGGAAGTTCAGACAATACAGCGAAAGTTGCAGCTGCCCATGGTGCAATTGTAGTTGAACAACCACTCAAAGGATATGGAAATGCCTGTCTGAAAGGAATGGCCTATATCAATAAATTACCCATAAAACCGGATATTATCGTTTTTTTGGATGGTGACCACTCCGATTTTCCAGCACAGATGGCGGAGCTCATTTCCCCTATTATGAAGGAAGATGTGGACATGGTGATTGGTTCAAGAGCCTTGGGGGAACTTGAAAAAGGATCGATGATGCCCCAACAAATTTTTGGAAACTGGCTGGCAACTACACTTATTCGAATTTTGTATAATTATAACTTTACAGACCTTGGGCCCTTTCGTGCTATTAGGTACGAAGCTTTAATGGTAATCAATATGCAGGATAAAACCTATGGTTGGACAGTAGAAATGCAGGTCAAAGCTGCAAAACTAAAACTAAAAACAGATGAAGTTCCCGTCAGATACCGACGCAGAATTGGCACTTCAAAAGTGTCCGGCACCATTAAGGGTACAGTAATGGCAGGATACAAAATTCTTTGGACAATTTTCAAATTGATATGATGGAAGAAATTATAAAATGGACAGGTTATTTGTTTTTTAGTGTTTATCTTATCTCTCTGACTTATGTTACTTTCTTCTGTCTGATGCAGCTTCATTTACTTTATCATTATCTGAAAAAAAGTAAGGCAGTCATTCCTGCATCTGATAACATTACAAATTCCTTTCCATTTGTAACTATACAACTCCCTCTTTTTAATGAAAAATATGTAGCTGGGCGTTTGATAGATAATATTATGAAAATGAATTACCCGAAAGAAAAATTTGAAGTTCATATACTGGATGACTCCACAGACGAAACAGTAGAAATATCAAAACAAAAAGCCAAAGAATACGCATCATTAGGCTTCAATATCCAATGTATCACCCGTAAAAACAGAGAAGGCTATAAAGCCGGTGCCTTAAGAGACGGAATGCAGTTTGCCAAAGGTGAATTAATTGCCATTTTCGATGCGGATTTCTTACCTGAACCGGATTTTCTTATTAATACTATTCCATACTTCGGGGATAGTAAAACCGGCGTTGTACAAACCCGGTGGGAACACATCAATCAGAACTATTCATTACTCACACGGTTGCAGGCATTTCAGCTGAATGTTCACTTTACGGTGGAACAAAAAGGCAGATTTGATGCAGGATACATGCTACAGTTTAATGGGACCGCCGGTGTGTGGCGAAAGTCAACAATCGAAGATGCCGGTGGTTGGGAAGCTGATACCCTGACCGAAGATTTGGACCTGAGTTACCGTGCACAGATGAAAGGTTGGAAAATAATCTATCTGGAAGATATTACCGCACCTGCCGAGCTACCGGCTGATATCAACGGACTAAAATCCCAACAATACCGGTGGATGAAAGGGGGTGCAGAAACTGCCCGTAAAATGTTGCCAAAAGTCTGGAAAGCTGACCTTCATTTTATGAAAAAGATACATGCCACTATGCATCTGCTTTCCAGTTCAATATTTGTATTTATATTTTTACTGGGAGTGCTGAGCGTTCCGGTAATTTTTATGCTGTCCCCTACTGAATATCAGATGAATGCATTTTCGTTTTATCTGCTTTCATTACTGATTGTAATCATCGTATATTTTACAGCGAATGTAAATAAAGCCTGGCCCAAAGAAAATAAAATCAAAATGATCTTTAAATTTCTGTTTCTGTTTCCGGTATTTTTATCATTGTCGATGGGATTGGCTTTACATAATGGAATTGCAGTTTTACAGGGTTTGGCAGGCAGACAGACCGCTTTTATCAGAACCCCAAAATTCGGAATCATCGACAAAAAAGACCGGTTTGGAGCAGCATCCTATTTTATTAAAAAACTAAGCTGGATTTCTGTGGGCGAAGGCATCATGGTTTTATATTTTTTGATGGCCATTATTATGGGTGTATTATTTGATAAAACATCATTTATTCTGTTACATATCTTACTCTTTGCGGGATACAGTATATTGTTTTTTTACTCCTTAAGACATAGATTTCTGAATAATTAAGTATGGAACATCTGACGGACAAAATTTTAAAATCTACGCTGATCGCTGGTTTTATTATTTTTATTTTCAGTACTGTTTATTTTCCAAAACAAAGTGATTTTCCAACACTATTTTTATTTATCAGTATATCTTTTGGATTTTATACGCTTCTTTATATTAACAAAAATATCGGACTGAAAACGCTTATTGCAGTCGGAATTTTTACAAGGATTTCATTGATGATTCTGATGCCCAATTTGTCAGATGATGTCTTTCGGTTTATATGGGATGGGAGGTTATGGCATCAGGGAATTAATCCATACAGTCTGTTACCAGATGAAGTTTTAAATTTGTCAATGAAGGGTTTGTCCGCTTCTTTGTACGACCAGTTAAATTCTCAGTCATATTATACGGTTTATCCCCCTGTAGCACAATTGGTTTTCTATCTTTCGACATTTACAGAAAGTATTTTATTGTCCACAATAATAATGAAGTTTATATTTATTTTGGGCGAAATAATAGGTCTCATTTACATTCTGAAATTACTTGGTCAGCAGCATAAAAGTGGCAGAATAGCAATGTTATATTTCTTAAACCCACTCATCCTGTTGGAAGGAGCCGGAAATTTACATTTTGAAATTTTGATGATCGGATTATTTGCTGCCGGTCTTTACTATTACTTTTATTCCGGGCATAAAATATCTGCATTGTTTATGGCTGCATCTGTTGCTACGAAGTTGATACCACTTATGTTTGTACCATATTTTTTGCTTACAAATCAAAACAGAAAAAAATCAATTTACTTCATAGCCTGGGGAATCGGTTTTACAACTATACTCTTTATCCCATTGATGTATGGTCTGCAATTTCAGAATTTTTTTGAAAGCATTGATCTGTACTTCAGAAAATTTGAATTTAATGCCAGTGTGTATTATTTATTCAGGGCAGCAGGTCAATGGATAGTCGGATATAATCTTATAAAATATATCGGCCCGGCTTTGGGATTGATTACTTTATGTTTCATTATTTACCAAGCAAAAAAAACGACCGGACACGACATTAAAAATTTCGCAGGGTTCGGACTCATCAGCATGACAGCTTATCTGATATTAGGGACGACGATACATCCGTGGTATTTGAGTTTTCTGATATTTTTTGGAATGCTGACCAGCAGGCTGTATCCTTTTGTATGGTCGTGGCTGATCTTTCTGAGTTACAGTCATTATGCAGATCTGAGTGAAACCTGGAAAATCTGCCTGATCGCTCTTGAATACACCATTCTGACAGTTGTGATATGGTATGAATCTTATATTTTACGGCTTAAGGAAAAATTTTGAACATACGCTCACTGCACCACTACATTTTTTTCAATAAACCGTGCCATATATTATACACACAGTGAAAAATAAATTTTGCAATATAAAAAAGAATATTTTATATTTGCTCAATTAAAAGTACAATGGGATTAACTACCTTAAAAGTAAGGTATCGGCAAATTTAAACATTTTCGGACTTACAGCTTCCACCACTGAGTAATGGGACCTATACGCTGAGCGCAGTAATCATACCGAACATAAACTTATCTGTCATTCTTCCAAAAGGGTGTAGCAAGAGGCAGACATACATCAGAGATGATGGCCGGATTAAAATTGCCAATTTCGCAATGTATATAAAAAAAATAAGGTACTTTGATTATGCAAAAGAGACAAAAAATATCTCATTTGTGGAGGAATAGTGTGTGCGTGTAGTAAAAAAGTTCTTTAAAAATATTAATTAATAATAAAATGACGGGCATAATATTTTTTTATGTCGTCTATTAACAAGTTATGCGGCAGCTTAAAAGACGACACAACATCAATAAACGACTGACAATGAAAAAAATATTAATTATCATTTTGACAACTTTAACCTTGACCACTTACGGACAGGACAAGTATAATTACGTTCATTTCAACAAACTTACAGAAGTAGTCGGGACAGAATTTGTAATTGCTTCAATTGAGAACTACGGTAAAATGCTTGAAACCAAAAGTAAATACT
The genomic region above belongs to Saprospiraceae bacterium and contains:
- a CDS encoding DUF2029 domain-containing protein, which codes for MEHLTDKILKSTLIAGFIIFIFSTVYFPKQSDFPTLFLFISISFGFYTLLYINKNIGLKTLIAVGIFTRISLMILMPNLSDDVFRFIWDGRLWHQGINPYSLLPDEVLNLSMKGLSASLYDQLNSQSYYTVYPPVAQLVFYLSTFTESILLSTIIMKFIFILGEIIGLIYILKLLGQQHKSGRIAMLYFLNPLILLEGAGNLHFEILMIGLFAAGLYYYFYSGHKISALFMAASVATKLIPLMFVPYFLLTNQNRKKSIYFIAWGIGFTTILFIPLMYGLQFQNFFESIDLYFRKFEFNASVYYLFRAAGQWIVGYNLIKYIGPALGLITLCFIIYQAKKTTGHDIKNFAGFGLISMTAYLILGTTIHPWYLSFLIFFGMLTSRLYPFVWSWLIFLSYSHYADLSETWKICLIALEYTILTVVIWYESYILRLKEKF
- a CDS encoding glycosyltransferase family 2 protein, translating into MEKNQVPVIDVIIPAWNEELSIGLVINEIPENLVRHIIVCDNGSSDNTAKVAAAHGAIVVEQPLKGYGNACLKGMAYINKLPIKPDIIVFLDGDHSDFPAQMAELISPIMKEDVDMVIGSRALGELEKGSMMPQQIFGNWLATTLIRILYNYNFTDLGPFRAIRYEALMVINMQDKTYGWTVEMQVKAAKLKLKTDEVPVRYRRRIGTSKVSGTIKGTVMAGYKILWTIFKLI
- a CDS encoding glycosyltransferase, translated to MEEIIKWTGYLFFSVYLISLTYVTFFCLMQLHLLYHYLKKSKAVIPASDNITNSFPFVTIQLPLFNEKYVAGRLIDNIMKMNYPKEKFEVHILDDSTDETVEISKQKAKEYASLGFNIQCITRKNREGYKAGALRDGMQFAKGELIAIFDADFLPEPDFLINTIPYFGDSKTGVVQTRWEHINQNYSLLTRLQAFQLNVHFTVEQKGRFDAGYMLQFNGTAGVWRKSTIEDAGGWEADTLTEDLDLSYRAQMKGWKIIYLEDITAPAELPADINGLKSQQYRWMKGGAETARKMLPKVWKADLHFMKKIHATMHLLSSSIFVFIFLLGVLSVPVIFMLSPTEYQMNAFSFYLLSLLIVIIVYFTANVNKAWPKENKIKMIFKFLFLFPVFLSLSMGLALHNGIAVLQGLAGRQTAFIRTPKFGIIDKKDRFGAASYFIKKLSWISVGEGIMVLYFLMAIIMGVLFDKTSFILLHILLFAGYSILFFYSLRHRFLNN